In Streptomyces sp. HUAS ZL42, the DNA window ACCAGGGCTTCCCACACGGCATCGGCGGCGCGGACGACGTGATCGCGATGCCGCTGCAGTGCTCCACCCAGTGGGACGGCCTCGGGCACATCTTCGACCACGGCAGGGCCTGGAACGGACGGGCGGCCGAGAAGGTCGTCACCTCCGACGGCGACCTCGTCACCGGCATCGAGCACATGGCACCGCACGTCGCCGGGCGCGGGGTGCTTCTGGACGTCGGCCAAGTCATCGGCACTGGCGGTGAGTTGCCCGACGGGTTCCCGATCACCGAGGAACACCTGACCGCGACCGCCGAGGCCCACGGGGTGACCGTCGGCCGCGGCGACATCGTCCTCGTCCGCACCGGCCGGCTCGCCCGCGCCCGGCGCGACGGCTGGGGCGACTACGCGGGCGGGCCCGCGCCGGGTCTGTCGTTCACCACCGCCGGCTGGCTGCACGGCACCGAGATCGCCGCGATCGCCACCGACACCTGGGGCTTCGAGGTACGGCCCAACGAGTTCGAGAACGCCTTCCAGCCGCTGCACCAGGTCGTCATCCCCAACATGGGCCTGCTGATCGGCGAGATGTGGGACCTCGACGCCCTCGCGGCCGACTGCGCGACCGACGGTGTGTACGAGTTCTGGCTCACCGCCGCGCCGCTGCCGATCACCGGAGCTGTCGGCTCCCCCGTCAACCCCATCGCCGTCAAGTAACACGCTCGGCCGCCGGATGCGCCCTTCCCCAACAGCAGCGGCGCATCCGGCCCGCACCCCCGTCCCCACCCCGGCCCGCGCTCCCCAGCGGGCGAGCCGCACCCCCGCCGCCCGAAGTCGCGCGGCCCAACCCCGGGAGGTATCCCCGACATGGCTGGCAGCCCAACCCTCCCCCACTCTCGACCTCGCTCGAGCGGGGGGACCCACAGCGTCCTCGTCATCGGCGGGGGCGCCTCCGGCAGCGCCGTCACCATCCTGCTGCGCCGCGCCGGCGTCACGGTGGACCTGATCGAGGCCAGGCCCGACTGGAACGCCACCACCGGCTCCGGTATCACCCTCCAGGGCAACGCCCTGCGCGTCCTGCGCGAACTGGGCGTGTGGGAACAGGTGAAAGCCTCCGGATACGCCTTCGGCTCGCTGGGCGTGACCGCCCCCGACGGCACCGTCCTCTTCGTGGCCGAGGACATCCAGACCGGCGGCGAGGACCTGCCCGCCACCCTCGGTATGCAGCGCCCGCAGCTGCAGCGGATCCTCATCGACGCGGTCCGCGCCTCCGGCGCCTCCGTCCGCCTGGGCACCACCGTCGACACCCTGGAACAGGACGCCGACGGCGTCTCGGTCCGCTTCAGCGACGGTACCGAGGGCCGTTACGACCTCGTCGTCGCCGCCGACGGCCTGAACTCCGCCACCCGCTCCGCGATCGGCATCACCGACAAACCCGAGCCGACCGGCATGGCGATCTGGCGCGTCGCCGCGCCTCGCCCCGAGGGCGTGACCCGCACGGACCTGGCGTACGGCGGCCCGGCCTACATCGCGGGCTACTGCCCCACCAGCGAGAACACCATCTACGCGTACGTCGTCGAGGGCAACCGCGACCGCACCTCCATCGACCCGGCCACGTACGCGGACGAGATGCACCGGCTCGCCCAGGGCTACGGCGGTTTCTGGCCCGAGATCACCAAGCACATCGACGACCCGGCGAAGGTCAACTACACGTGGTTCGACCGGCACCTGGTGGAGGGCCCCTGGCACCGCGGCCGGGTCGTGCTCGTCGGGGACGCCGCCCACTGCTGCCCGCCCACCTTCGCCCAGGGCGCAGCCATGTCCCTGGAGGACGCCTCCGTACTCGTCGAGCTGCTCACCACCCGGGACGACTGGGACGACCGGCTCCTCACCGACTACCACGCCCGACGGCTGCCCCGGGTACGCATGGTCGTCGACGCCTCCGTCCAGCTCGGCCAGTGGCTGCTCGACGGGGTGCGCGACGCGGACGTACCCGGACTGGTGGGCCGCACCATGAACGCGCTGAAGGAACTCCCGTGACCGAGCCCCGCCCGACACCGACGATCGACGTCCACGCCCACCTCCTGATCCCGGAGGTCGAGGAGGCCGTCGCCGGTCACCCCGGCCTCGCCGAGGCCCGCACCCTCGACGCCCGCCGCAACGGTCCGGCGGCCCTGGCCGTGAACGGTCCCATGGTCGCCGGGCGCGTACCGCTGCTGACGGACGTCGCCCTGCGCCTGACGGCCATGGACGCGGCCGGCGTGGATGTGCAGCTGGTGAGTCCCTCGCCGTCGCACTACCACTACTGGGCCGGTCCCCAACTCGCCGAGAAGATCTGCCGGTTGGCCAACGAGAGCACCGCCGCCCACTGTGCGAAGGCTCCCGACCGGCTGTACGGCCTCGGCCTGGTCCCGCTCCAGCACCCCGAGCTCGCCGTGGCACTGCTCGACCACGCGCTGGACCAGGGGCTGAAGGGCGTGGAGATCTCCTCGCACGCACCCGGCCGCGAGCTGTCGGATCCCACGTACGAACCCCTCTGGTCCCGGGCCGAGGAGACGGGCGCCCTCCTCTTCCTGCACCCGTTCGGCTGCACGCTCGACGAGCGCCTGGACCAGTGGTACCTGTCCAACACCGTCGGCCAGCCCACCGAGAACGCGGTCGCCCTCTCCCACCTGATCTTCTCCGGCGTCCTGGACCGCCATCCGGGCCTGAAGCTCATCGCGGCGCACGGCGGAGGCTACCTGCCCACCCACCTCGGCAGGTCCGACCACGCCTGGCGGGTCCGCCCCGACGCCCGGACCTGCTCACGGAAGCCGAGCAGCTATCTGCGGCAGCTGTACTTCGACTCTCTCGTCCACGACCCCCACATACTGCGGGAGCTGCTGCGAGCCGCAGGCCCGCAGCGGGTCCTGCTGGGCTCCGACTTCCCCTTCGACATGGGCACGGACGACCCGCTGGGCGCGCTGAGCGCGGCGGACCTGCCCGACCACGACTTCCACTCCGTCCGCGGCGGAAACGCAGCCGCCCTGCTCAACCTCGTCTGAGGAGGAACCCCATGGGCAACCGCCTGCTCACCCACCTCCGGCACGTCGACCTCGCCGTGCCGGACTACGACAAGCAGCTCGACTTCTACGCCGGCGTGTGGGGCCTGACCAAGGTCGCCGAGGACTCCGGCATCTCCTTCCTGGCCGCCGAGGGCTCCCCCGAGCAGTACGTCGTACGGCTGCGCAAGGCCGACGAGAAGCGCCTCGACCTGGTCTCCTACGGCGCGGCCTCAGCGGCCGACGTGGACACCCTCGCCGAGCAACTCCTCGCCGGCGGGGTGCAGTTGATCTCGCAGCCGGGCAAGGCCGACACGCCCGGCGGCGGCTACGGCTTCCGCTTCTTCGACGTCGACGGCCGTACCGTCGAGGTCTCCGCCGACGTGGCGGTCAGGCAGCACCGCAAGATCGAGGAGAAGGAGTCGATCCCGGTCAAGCTGTCGCACGTCGTCCTGAACTCGCCGGACCTCGACAGGACCCGCGAGTGGTACGAGCGCCACCTGGGCTTCCGCCTCTCCGACACACTGAGCTCGCCGCACATGGGCGAGGTCATGCACTTCATGCGGATCAGCAACCAGCACCACTCCATGGCCATCGCGCGCGGCCCGCACACCTCGCTGCACCACGTCTCCTTCGAGATGCGCGGCCTGGACGAGTACATGCGCGGTTCCGGCCGCGTGATGCGGGCCGGGTTCCGCAAGATCTGGGGGCCGGGCCGGCACATGGCCGGCGACAACACCTTCACCTACTTCCTGGACCCGCACGGCAACACCGTCGAGTACACGACGGAGCTCGAGGTGCTCGACGAGGACACCTGGCACCCCCACGTCTACGACTTCTCCCAGCCCGAGGTCACCGACCAGTGGGGCACCGCCAACCCCATGAACGAACTCGTGGCGAAGGAGTCCTTCAACGACCCCGACCGCGGCTGCTTCGTGGCCCCGCCGGTCTGATCGAGCAACACCCCCGGACACCCGGGGGCGCGACCACTCCCTGTCACTGCCCTGACCGCCGGCCGCGCCCCCGGGACCACGCGCTCGTGCCCGCCCTTCCGCCGACAGGACCCCACCCATGCGTTTCGCCACGTACGAGTACCAAAACCGCCGCCAGGTGGCCGTCGTCGAACAGGACGGCACACTCCGCCCCCTGCCGGGCGTCGGCTCACTGACCGGCCTGCTCGCCGAGGGAGGCGGCCTGCCCGAACTGCTCGACGCCGGCTCCGCGATGCTCGGCGTCCCGGCCGGTCCCCATGTCTCCGAGGTGCGGCTCCTGCCACCGCTCCAGCCGCCCACCGTACGGGACTTCGTCACCTTCGAGGAACACGTCGAGGGCGTACGGCGGTCCGTGGACGGGGCCGCCGGTGTACCCGAACGCTGGTACGCCGCCCCGACGTTCTACTTCACCAACCCCTACGCGATGTACGGCCCGCACGAGGACATCCCCGTGCCGCCCGGATCGAGCGTGCTCGACTTCGAGCTGGAGGTCGCCGCGGTGATCGGCCGGGAGGGCCGCGACCTCACCCCCGAGCAGGCCCGCGACCACATCGTCGGCTACACCGTCCTCAACGACTGGTCCGCGCGCGACCTGCAGTCCGCCGAGATGCGGGTGGGCCTCGGACCGTGCAAGGGCAAGGACACCGCCACCACCCTCGGCCCCTACCTGGTCACCGCCGACGAACTGGAGAGGTACCGCGACCACGAGGGCTTCCTGCGCCTCGCGCTGACCGCCGAGATCAACGGCGAGGTCGTCGGCAAGGACCTGCTGTCCAACATGAGCTGGACCTTCGAGGAGATGGCCGCCTACGCCTCCCGCGGGACCTGGGTGCGTCCAGGCGACGTGCTCGGTTCCGGGACCTGCGGCAACGGCGGCTGTCTCGCCGAGCTGTGGGGCGTACGAGGCAGCCAGGACCCACCGCCGCTCAGGCCCGGCGACACGGTCACCCTCACCGTCGAGGGCATCGGCACCGTCTCCAACACCGTGGTGACCGGTCCCGAACCCGTGCCCGTCGCTGCCGCCCGGCGCCGCTCCCGGGAGAGGCCATGACCGGCGATCTGCAGCCCAGGCGTCTCCTCGGCAAGGTCGTCGTGGTGACGGGCGCGGCCGGCGGACAGGGCGCCGCGGAGGCCGAGGCACTGACCCGCGAGGGCGCCCGTGTGATCGCCACCGACGTGACCGAGGCAGCCGGCTGCCGCCGCCTCGACGTCACCAGCGAGAAGGACTGGGCGGAGCTCGCCGCCGACGTCCGCGAGGCGTACGGACAGGTGCACGGCCTGGTCAACAACGCGGGCATCACCTGGCGCGCCCGCATCGGCGACGTACGCCCCGAGGACATGGCCCGCGTCCACGCGGTCAATGTCACCGGTCCACTGCTGGGCATCCAGCACCTGGTGCCGTTGATGCGCGCGGGGGCGTCGATCGTCAACGTCGGTTCGTCGGCGGCGCTCACCGCCCACTACCCCGTCGCGTACACGGCCAGCAAGTGGGCGCTGCGCGGCCTGTCGAGGACCGCTGCCATGGAACTGGGGCCCCGCGGCATCCGCGTGAACATGATCCACCCCGGCTTCATCGAGACCGAGATGACCGCCTCCGCCCTTCCCGCGTTCCGCGAGGCGAACCTCCGCGAGACACCGCTCGGCCGCACCGGCACCGTCGACGACATCACCCCTCTCATGGTGTTCCTGCTGTCCGACGACGCGTCCTTCATCACCGGAGCGGAGATCCCGGTCGACGGCGGCCTCACCGCGCACGGCGGCGCCAAGTCGATCTCGGACGCCCTGCGCGCAGACGCCTGAACCAGCAACAACGCACGACGAAAGGCACTCCCCCCATATGGACAAGGTCCGCGCGAGCGCCGCGGAGGCGGTCGCCGACATCCCCGACGGCGCTTCGCTGGCGGTCGGGGGCTTCGGCCTCAGCGGCATTCCCGACGTACTCATCCAGGCCCTCCACGCCCAGGGAGCGAGCGGCCTGGAGGTCGTGTCGAACAACTGCGGTGTGGACGGGCGCGGCCTCGGGATCCTGCTGGCCGACGGCCGGATCGCCCGCGTGACCGGCAGCTACGTGGGCGAGAACAAGGAGTTCGCCCGCCAGTACCTCTCGGGCGAACTGGAGGTGGAGCTGGTGCCGCAGGGCACGCTGGCGGAGCGGCTGCGGGCCGGCGGCGCAGGCATCCCCGCCTTCTACACCCCGGCCGGCGTGGGCACACAGGTGGCGCGGGGCGGACTGCCCTGGCGGTACGCGCCCGACGGCACGGTCGCCGTCGCCTCCCCACCCAAGGAGACCCGCGACTTCGCCGACCGCGCATACGTCCTGGAGCACGGCATCACCACCGACTTCGCCCTCGTACGGGCCTGGCGCGGCGACCGCCACGGAAACCTGGTCTTCCGCAGGTCCGCCGCCAACTTCAACCCACTGGCGGCGATGGCCGGCCGGGTCACCGTCGCCGAGGTAGAAGAGCTGGTGGAGCCGGGCGAGTTGAGGCCGGAGGACGTGCATCTGCCAGGCATCTTCGTCCAGCGGATGGTGGAACTGACCGGCGCTCAGGCCGCCGACAAGCAGATAGAGAAGAGGACCGTACGCGTATGAGCACCACCGCCCGTACGCCACCGGGCTGGACCCGCGACCGGATGGCCGCCCGCGCCGCCGCCGAACTCGCCGACGGCTCCTACGTCAATCTCGGCATCGGCCTGCCCACCCTCGTCCCCGGCCACCTCCCGCCCGGCGTACACGTCGTCCTGCACTCGGAGAACGGCATCCTGGGCACCGGCCCCTACCCCACCGAGGACCAGGTCGACCCCGACCTGATCAACGCGGGCAAGGAGACCGTCACCGTGCTGCCGGGGGCCTCCTTCTTCGACTCCGCCCTGTCGTTCGGCATGATCCGGGGCGGCCACATCGACACCGCCGTGCTGGGTGCCATGCAGGTGTCCGCCGCCGGCGACCTCGCCAACTGGATGATCCCCGGCAAGATGGTCAAGGGCATGGGCGGCGCCATGGACCTCGTCCACGGCGCCCGCCGGGTCCTCGTCCTGATGGAACACACCGCCAAGGACGGCAGCCCGAAGATCGTCGAGGAGTGCACCCTCCCGCTCACCGGCGAACGGTGCGTCCACCGCGTCATCACCGACCTCGGCGTCCTCGACGTCACCCCGGAGGGTCTCACTCTCGTGGAGTGCGCGCCGGGTGTGACGGCGGAGTACATCGCCGACCGCACCGACGCGCCGCTGATCCGGAGACCATGAGCCGTCAGACACGTCGGGCGGGGAGGGACGCTGGTCCCTCCCCGCCCGACGTCTGCCTGCTACCGGGAAAGGGGCATCACCTTGCGGTAGGTGAACACCGCGACCACGGCGACCACCACGTGCATCAGGAGCAGCGCCCCGACGCCGAGCGCGCCGCCCTCGCCGAAGAGCGGGAAGTCCGGGACGAAGGACACCACGACGAGAGCCGGCGCCAGCCACCGCACCAGCGCCTCCGGGTCCTTCGACACCTTGCGCACGACGGCCCAGCCGACGGCACCCGCCACCACCCCGACCGCCGTCAGGAAGATGTACGAGGACGGCTTCAGCGGCATGAAGTCGTCGGGCGCACCCACGGCGAGGGCGAGCAGGGCGAGCAGCGCGTCCGCCACGGAGGCGACGACGATCGCGGCGAGCACACCTCCCGCGACGACGAGCGGACCACGGCGGGCGGCGACGGCATCAGAGGCAACAGACATGGCAGGCTCCGCGAGAGGATGTTTGAACTGTCAAACGAAGTCTGCCGGAACCAGCTTGAAACTTCAAGAAGTCACCTCGAGATCCGCTTCTACCTTGGCTACGGCTTGGCCGGACAGCCTCGACTCACTGGAAGACCGGCACGACTTCCTTGATGAACAACTCCAGGGACTTGCGCTTCTCCTCGTGCGACATGCCGTTGTCGATCCAGAAGCCGTACTCGTCGACGCCCGGTTCCTCACAGGAGCGCAGCCGCTCAATGACGTCGGCCGGGGTGCCGATCACCGCGGTCTTGTGCAGCGATACCGACGCCGTCCCAGGGCGCTCGACACCGTGGCCTTGGTGCCCTCCCAGACCAGCGGGTACCACCAGCTCGTCAACGTCCGCAACGGCTGGTGTGCCGATGTCAGGGACGCCTCCACCGCGGACGGCGCCCCGGTCAAGTGGCCCGCCACCGGCGGGTCCAACCAGGACTGGCAGATCCTCGCGCTGTAACGGCGCCAGGCGGGGGCGGGAGGGGAAGCCTGCGTCAGTTCTTCGCTCCCTGCCCGCTGTCGCGCCGCGAAGTACCTGGTTTGGGCCCGGAACTTGATGGCTCCGGCCTCGCGCCGGGTGGCGTGGGCCGACGTGAGAAGAACCAGGGTTCGCCTCAGCTGTGCTCTTGAGCCGCTTGTGCGGCCGGCACCCGTGCCGCTGCGGGCGCCTACCGGCTCGTAGGCGCCCGCAGCCGAAGACTTCAGGCATGCCACCGGGGTGGCGCCGGTCAGCCGACCGGGCTGACCGTCCACAGCAGGTTGGTGCTCTGCACCCACGTCCACTGCTTGGCCGCAGCCCCTACGGGGACCATTCCGCCGCCGTCGAGGGCCAGTCCCGTGCTGCGGTTGGCGATCGAGTACTGGCCTTGGCCGCGGTGGGTGATCTGCCACTGCTGGGTGTTACTGCCCTCCCAGGCCTTCTGTCGGACCGGGTCACCGTTGCTGGTGGATCCCCAGCCGTCGGCGACCAGGCCGTTGGTGCGGTTGACGAGCCGGTAGTAGCCGTTGCCCAGTTCGATCGCCTGCCACTGGAGGTTGTTGTGGTCGATCGGCTCCCACAGCTTCAGGTTCGAGCCGCTGGTGAAATTGCCGCCGCTGTCCAGCACCAGGTGGTTCGTGACGTTGGTCAGGCGGTAGTACTTGTCGGGCCTGAACGTCACCTTCAGCGATCTGATCACGTCATTGTTGCCGGTCGCCACAAGGTCGGGGGTGTTCGAGGTGAACGTCCAGGCGGTGCCGGTGAAGTTGTCGCCGGAGTAGCCCGTCACCTGGTAGCCGTCGGGTACCAGGATGGAGGAGGCCATGGCGGGACCCACGCCGGCGGCGGTCAGCTGGGAGGAGGTGTAGCTGCCCAAGGGCAGGACGGCGCGGGCGCCTTCATAGTTGACGTGCTCGCACACCGTCGCGGAAACCCTTACGGGCATGCCCTGGACCTCGACGCACACCACGGAGACGTTGGCGTTCGGCGCGGTGGCCGGCACGGTGACGTTGATCTGGTCGGTGACGGTGTACGAGAGCGAGACCGAGGGGTTGTTCAGCAGATAGACGCGGCTGATCGTGTTGTCGATCGCCGGGATCCGCAGCTGGCCGTTCGTGGGCCAGGTGAAGACATGGGCGAAGAGCTTGCCGTTCTTCTTGGTGACCTTCCCCCAGGAGGGTTCGGTGGCGAACGGGCTGCCGCTGGTGCCGTGAATGCTGTCGCTGTGCGTCGACATCCATGAAGCCAGGCCGGTGAGAACGGTCTGGGACCCGGCGGTGACCGAGCCATCGCCCTTCGGGCCGATGTTCAACAGGAGGTTGCCGTCCCGGGAGACCACCGTGACGAGCTCTTGGACGATGTCCTTGACGGATCGGTAGGAGTTCTCACTCCCCGCGTTGTAACCCCAGGCGCCGTTCATGGTGGCGCACCGCTCCCACGGCCGGCTCATCGGCGCGGAGGGGATCCCGAACTCCGCGACCGCGTAGTCGCCGAGACCGTGGTCCCGCTTGACCCGTTCGTTGACGATGAGGCCGGGCTTGCGGGCGATCAGCCAGTTGTAGAGGTCGACGCCGTCCGATTCCAGCCACCAGTCCTCCAGGGTGGGGCTGGAAGGCTCGCCGAACCAGTCGCCGTCGAACCACAGCAGTGCCGGGTCGTAGCGGTCCAGCAGTTCCTGAAGCTGCGCCTTCATGTCGGCGATGTAGGCGGTGCGGGCGGCCTGCGAGGACATCGTGGTGAGACCGCTTTGGTGACGGTCGGTCTGGGAAGGGTGGTTCCAGTCGAGTATCGAGTAGTACAGGCAGAACTTGACCCCGCGGCTCTCGCACTCCCTCTTGAGGTCCATGAGCGGGTCGGTCTGGATGCCGTTGTAGTCGTGCAGGTTGTACTGCTTGGTGCCGGTGGTGTCGGTGAAGCCGGGGACGTTGGAGTCCCACATCGCGTAGCCCTCGTGGTGCTTGGATGTGATCACGAGGTACTTCATGCCGGCGTTCTTGGCCAGTTCGGCGATGGTGGCGGCGTTGAACTGGGTCGGGTTGAAGTTCTTGGTGACCTGGGTCTGGTAGTTCGCCTTGCTCCACTGCTGGCTGTCGAACGCCCACTCGCCCTGGCCGAGCTGCGAGTAGGACCCGAAGTGAATGAACATCCCGAACCTGGCCTGGTACCACCAGTCCATCTTCGAGGGGACGGCGTACGCCTCGGCGGTGGAGGGCCACAGGACCTGCGGCAACCCGAAGGCCGCCACTCCCCCGGCAAGGGCGGCGGCCTTCATCAGAGAACGTCTGCTGAGGCGAGCTGAGGACATGGTGCGGCTCCATGTGTCGGGGGGAGGGAAGACAGGGCGTTACGGGCGGAACGCCGGACTGGGCGTCCCGCTCCGCGTCTTGCCAACGGGAGACATCCGATGGATTTATAAGAGAACGACGATGGCTGCGTCTATAGCTGGGGCGAGATTGACCCAAAGCTGGGGTCAGGTAGGAGTTCCTGAAGGCTTCTTGATCCCGGAAGATCACGCACTCTTCGAGCAAAGCGCTATACATCGGATGTCTTGAGCCGGTCACTTGGCCGTCGCCGAGGTCGTGGTTGAGCAGCCGGCCGCCGACCCGGACACCGCCCTGCGGACCTGGCGTGACGTCGCGATGTCCCTGTTCTGCGGGCTGCTCATGATCACTCCTTGTCACGCGGCGGCCCTCGGCTGCTTCCTGCCGATGCCCTTCAACCGGCGCGCCCGCGTCGAAGCTTGCCGACAATCCCGCTTCCCCTGACGGAGCGTCACGGGCGCCTGGTGGCACACCCCAGCTTCACGGAAATCTTGTCAGGGCCACTTCCTCGTACGCCGACACCGGCCACGGCGAGGACCGCAAGGCCGGTCCGGTCCGCCAAGGACCCGCTCTGCTGCAGGGCCTGGCGACGCCTTCGGGCTGGCTCACCACACGTCTCGGTCTTTGCTGGCCTGTTCCATTCCGTGCGTCCCGACACCGGCACCGGTCGTTCGTCGGCACGTCCAGCCCGGAAGACGTCTTGTGGCCGGGCGTCTTTGCTTGTGCCTGTGCCTCCCGAGCCGGAGGAGCAGGCGGTGCCGGCGACGGCCACGTCGGCCGACGACGGTGCCACGACCGGCCGAGGCCAAGGTGCACGGATAGACGATGGGCGCGACGACGGCATCAGCTCGGCCGCCCGGCGACTGCTGACGTACCTCACGCACGGCAGCCCCTGAACGGGCCGTGGGTGACCCGCACGGCAAGGCCGTGCGGGTCCCTGCCCGCCGTGCGGGGGAAGTCGGTCAGGCCCAGGGGCTGACCGCCCTGAAGGAGCTGTCGGCGCGGAAGGTGGCGTTGTCCTGGTAGGTGTCGACGCGCGGCTCGTAGTTGTAGTGGCGGAGGTAGCGGCCGGGGTAGTTGTACGACTCCAGGGAGAGCGAACGGGCCGTGGAACCGGAACGGGGGCAGAAGGTGGCGTCCTTCTGGAAGACGACGGATCCGTCGTCGGTGTCCAGCCGGATACGGAAGGCGTAGTGCCGCAGACACCTGCCCGTGGCGCGCTCTCCATGCACGACAGCGCAAGTACCTCGCGTTCCTCGTCCTCCAGCCAGCGGGTCGTGTGGTGGGACGTCATCCACGCCGGCCGGCTGCCGTCCCGGATGCGCGTCAACATGTCCGCTTCTCGCCGGGCGCGCGCACCATCGCCTCGGCGGCTGGCTCCAGCTCCTGGACCCGCACCGGGTCCTGGCCGAGGGTTCGATGCGCCGGCGCGCCGCCGAGATGATGTGCCCGCCGGCCCTACGCCCCCGCCGTGGCGATGATGGCCCCCGAGGGCACGTCGGTGCTGCGCAACGTGTACGTCATCAACCGCAGTTACGAGGACCTCGCCGAGCGTCTGAACTCGGTCGGGGCGCAGAGCGAGACCTTTCGGGACATCTGACGGACGACCGCCCGCCGCACCCCTTCCAGTCCGCACGCGGTTGACCGGAGGCGGGTGCGGAAGCGGGCAGGGTTGGACCGGGGCTGTGTGCGGCCTTCCGCTGCGGGGCGAGCCGTTGGCGGCTGGGCCAGGTGTCATGTGTGCTTCGCCCACCCGGTACCGGCATTCCGCATGCACCACGAAACTTCCGGCGTGCGAGCACAGCGGGTGAACCGGGCAAGGCGTGTCACGCGCTTTTCAAATCGATTTAACCGCCGCGAAAAAAGCGTCGTCGGAGTTACCGACAGACAACACGACAGGCGACAGAGATTTTACCGAAGAACGGCTCACCGACTCCCGGGTCGATCACCCCAGGAATCGACGCGCGGTCGGCCATGACAGCTGCACCCCCGAGCGCAGGTTACCGGCTAAGAACATATGTCTTCGAACAACCCCACGATGGTATGACTTAGGTCACGTTTAACGGTCCACCGGACCTCAAACCTGCCGCAACAACCACGAAGAGTTCCGACCGGAATGGGAGTCAATCGCTCCGCTAAATATGTC includes these proteins:
- a CDS encoding alpha-L-fucosidase, producing MSSARLSRRSLMKAAALAGGVAAFGLPQVLWPSTAEAYAVPSKMDWWYQARFGMFIHFGSYSQLGQGEWAFDSQQWSKANYQTQVTKNFNPTQFNAATIAELAKNAGMKYLVITSKHHEGYAMWDSNVPGFTDTTGTKQYNLHDYNGIQTDPLMDLKRECESRGVKFCLYYSILDWNHPSQTDRHQSGLTTMSSQAARTAYIADMKAQLQELLDRYDPALLWFDGDWFGEPSSPTLEDWWLESDGVDLYNWLIARKPGLIVNERVKRDHGLGDYAVAEFGIPSAPMSRPWERCATMNGAWGYNAGSENSYRSVKDIVQELVTVVSRDGNLLLNIGPKGDGSVTAGSQTVLTGLASWMSTHSDSIHGTSGSPFATEPSWGKVTKKNGKLFAHVFTWPTNGQLRIPAIDNTISRVYLLNNPSVSLSYTVTDQINVTVPATAPNANVSVVCVEVQGMPVRVSATVCEHVNYEGARAVLPLGSYTSSQLTAAGVGPAMASSILVPDGYQVTGYSGDNFTGTAWTFTSNTPDLVATGNNDVIRSLKVTFRPDKYYRLTNVTNHLVLDSGGNFTSGSNLKLWEPIDHNNLQWQAIELGNGYYRLVNRTNGLVADGWGSTSNGDPVRQKAWEGSNTQQWQITHRGQGQYSIANRSTGLALDGGGMVPVGAAAKQWTWVQSTNLLWTVSPVG
- a CDS encoding AbfB domain-containing protein, with the protein product MHGERATGRCLRHYAFRIRLDTDDGSVVFQKDATFCPRSGSTARSLSLESYNYPGRYLRHYNYEPRVDTYQDNATFRADSSFRAVSPWA